The Stenotrophomonas indicatrix DNA segment GGCGGTGGTGGCAACTTCAGCGGCGGCGAGCGTCCGCAGCGCCAGCAGGCCCCGCGCCAGGAATACGGCGGTGGTGGTGGTGGTGGTGGCGGCGGCAACGCGCGTGGCGGCCAGGGCGGTGGTTACAACCAGGGTGGCAACCAGGGCGGCGGCTACGGCCAGCAGCGTCCGCAGCAGCCGCCGCAGCAGTCGGCCCCGCCGATGGATGACTTCGCTGACGACGATATTCCGTTCTAAGAAACACTTAAGTACTAACAGTTGAAATAAGCCAAGGAGGAGCCCTGTCTATGGGGCTCCTCCTTTTTTTTTGCGTTCTCGGGACGGCAAGAAAAAGAGCTATAGTCATACATACGTGAAATCAGGCGAGCAAGGGATGAGCCCCAAGCTGTCGGTCCATGTGATGCAAGACGGCGAGCGAGTTCCGATGCTCCACGACGAATCGGGCCTTCCGCTGTTCTATCCCACGTTGTACGCGACCTCGCAGCTGCGAAATGCTGGCGTGGCCGTCAACACCATCCGCAACAAGCTTGCCGATCTGATCGTGTTGTTGCGATGGGAGGTTGCGAACTGTCGCAATTTGATTTCGGAGTTCCAGGATGGGAGCTTTCTGACCATCGCCGATGTGGTTTCGCTACGCGATTTCGCCAAGCTTGATATGCGGAACTGGAAATCCGATGGGCACTGCGCAGAGAAGCCAAGTATCCGTGTCCTGGGCTTTCTGGAGGCGAGGGTTGCCCCAAGCCGAGCTCGGGCCGCAATTGGCTCGCAACAACATTTCAATCGTCTAAGTACGATTGCCGACTATCTGGAGTTCACGGCAAGCGTCGTCACGCAGCACAACGGTTCTCACCAAATGGGACAAGAAATTGCTCGTATGGGGACTACCATCCGAAAGCACCGTCCGCGCGGTTTGACGAAGCATTTTGAGGAAGAGCCAGAACGTCGCTCCCCTCCGACCGACGTCGTGAATCACTTCATGGCAGTCGGATCTGAACGTGATTCAAGAAATCCGTTCAAGCACCCGGATATCAGACTCCGCAACGCGATCATTTTCGGCCTGTTGAGACATACCGGCATGCGACGCGGAGAACTCTTAAGTCTTCGACTGGATCAGTTTGACTTGGGCCACGAGCCCCTTGTTTGGGTTAGGCGCAACCAGGATGACAAGCACGATTCTCGACGCTATCAGCCTGTCGCTAAGACCAAGGAAAGACCTCTCCCGCTACCGGCTGAGCTCGCTGAGCAGCTCAGCCGATACATGCTGCAGGTCCGCGCTGGCATCCGTCCTGCGCGGCGGCACCCGTATCTTCTGATTTCGCATCGAAAGGGCGCTGGCTGGGGACAGCCACTCTCCATTTCTGCTCTCAACAGCCAGATCTTCGGTCGAATGCGGGCTGTGGACAGCGACTTTGAGCTGATCCATCCCCATGCGTTCCGACACCATTTCAACTATGAACTGTCCAGAAGCATTGATGAGCGCAACGCAGAGATTCAATCGGGCGCCACTGCTGAACACGCTGTACCAATCAGCGAGCATAGAGAACAGGATGTAAGGGCTTTCCTCAATGGTCACCGACATAGAGCCTCTGGCGCGGCATACAACCGCCGCCATATCCGCGAAGTCAGCGAAAAGGCCGCACGTCTGGTGCAGTCTGGGATGATGCGGAAGATCAATAAAAAAATGGCCGAAGAAGATGAAGACTGAGCGAAGGCCTCTTGGAAGAGTCAAGCAAGCCGCGCTCAGCGCATTGTCAAAGGATGGCTATCCTTTCGATCCATCCAGCAACCAGTGGCGGTTAAACAAGGACGTCCAGCTCTCTCTGGTACTTCCGCACAGTATTGACCCTTCCGTCGAATCTGGCTTCCGCGCCACATTGCTTCGTTACGCTGAGGAAGCTTCGGGCCACCATGCATACAACATGGAGAAAGGATTCAAGAAGTACCTCCGGGACACGGGGGCGTCGCACGTGTCGGTGGCTGAACTCATCAATTGGAGGGCCACCTTGGGCACCCACGATCAATGGAAGCTCGGTGGATTGAAGGGGTTTTTGCTCGCATGGCATGACTATGGGTTTGATGGCGTCTCCACGGAGGTCGTCGATCTCCTGCAGGGGTGGCGGATTCAGGGCAACGAGAAGGGGGCGGCGGTTGCTAGCGGCTGTCCCGACAGCGGGCCGTACACCGACCTCGAGATGGCGGCCCTGCTGGACTGGGCAAATCTGGCAATTACACGTAGGAACATTTCTCTAGAGGAATACGCGTACTTATTGGCGTTGGCAATGACGGCAAGACGCCCTGTCCAGCTCGCGGCACTTCGAGGTCGGGACCTGATCCGTGATAGCACAAGAGGGGTGGAGACCTTCAGGCTTCGAATTCCTCGTGCGAAGCAGCGTGGGATCAAGTTCCGCGGCGCGTTTCGCACGCTAGCTGTCATCGAAGACCTTTACCTGGTGCTTCAACAGCTGCACCAGCGTTCCGTCGCCTTGGCCAGCGAGACAGTAGAGCAAGCCATCGAGCCAGAATTGGCGGGCGAACTTCCAGTCTTTATCAATCGAGGGCGCCTGATGCAGGTGCGCAGCGTTCATGAAATGAAAGGGCTTCTAATGGGGGACGCACCAGACCGGTTGCATGCGACTACTTCCTCACTCTCATCGGCCCTGCGGCGCTGCGCGAGAGCGTCGACCGCTCGCTCAGAGCGGACCGGTGAGTTCATTCGGCTGTCCGCGACTCGCTTCCGACACACCCGGGGAACAAAGCTGCGTCGTGAGGGGTTCGGAGCCTTTGTGATCGCAGAACTGCTCGATCATTCTGATGTTCAGAATGTCAGCATCTATGCCAAGAGCACAGCGCAGGAGGCCGTTCTGATCAACGAGCTGGTTGGTGCCCAGCTGGCTCCTTTTGCGCAAGCCTGCCTGGGCAAGCTTGTCGCATCGGAGAGGGAGGCGATCCGCGGCGGCGATCCACGGAGCCGTGTAGCCAACGAGCGTCAAAACGCCGTTGGAACCTGTGGCAACTATGGGTTCTGTGCTAGTGGGTATCGTGCCTGCTATACGTGTAGTCACTTTCAGCCTTGGGTTAATGGACCTCACGAGGAAGTTCTGGCTGATCTTTACGCAGAGAAGGACCGAACTCGAGCTGCAGGATGTGCCGATGCGGTTGTGAATGCGAATGATCAACTGATACTTGCGGTTGAGCACTGTGTGGCAATGTGCAGAACCGCAAGGTCAACGGAGTAGCCTCCTGGGAGCGAGTACTCATGGGTGAAATCGTTCAGTTCGTGCCCCGCGCTGAGAAGGACGCAGATGCGAATCTCATGGAGTTCATCCGGTTGACGAGGGAGGAGCTCACCGCTTTTGGAGGTGACGGCTCTTGGGTAGATGATAGATGGCAGGACGGGGCGACGACGGTCGTGTTTGCGACAAAGACGGCGCCGCTCGATCCCTATAGCTTCACTCCCATGGCTGAGCCATTCAAGCAGTTCGCCAAGGCTTATGTTCGTTACTCATGGAGCCACAGGCCCGTCAGAAATCTGTCCTTTATGATCCTGGCGCTCCGATGCGTAGAGGCCGGATTGCTCGCGGCCTGTGGGAGAGCGGATGTTGGACTTCTCGGCATTGCAGTTATGGACGTGTGCGCGAACAAGTGCGCTGAGTTCTGCGGCACCAAGCAGATTCAGTACTCGGTTGCTCGCCACATTCAATTGATCTTCGACTTTCTGCGTGAAAAAAGGCTTGTTCGATTCCTGCCGCCTTGGAAATCACCCTTCAAGAAGCCTGCGATCCTGACAGAGGGCGTGGGCGAAGCCGGAGCGGAATACCGTGCATCGAAACTTCCTTCCACACAGGTCATGCTGCAAGTTGCCGATCTCTTTGCAGTGGCGGACGACGTGGAGAGTCGCTACTTCAGCTCGCTGATGATTATTCTGATGGCCACCCCTAGCCGGATTTCCGAGGTGCTTCGGTTGCCGGTTGACTGTGTGCAATGGGAGTTGGATGAAGCCGGGCAGCCCCAGATGTACCTGCGCTGGAGAGCGGCCAAGGGCAAAGGGGGGATGAAGAAATGGGTTGTACCCGCAATGCATGAGGTGGTTCAGGAGGCCGTAAAGCGTCTTCTTGAGATAGGTCAACCTGCACGCGATGCAGCGAAATTCGCTTCGGCGAATCCGGGGCACTTCATGTATCACTCGGGCTGTCTGCGAGATACGAAAGGCGTCGATGAGACACCCCTCACCCCGGAGGAATTTTGTGCCGCTGTGAATGTTCGGTACCCGAGGCATAGGCCACGCGCCGGCCTCCGCGCCTGGCATGAAGTTCGCTTGGACAGCAGGTTGAAGGCTCTTGTTAATCAAGGAAGGACCAGCTACCGGGATCTAGCCGAACACGTGCTGAGCGAGTGCAGTGATGCCTATTGGCCGCACATCGACGGCGAGCGAGCTGTCCTGGCTTGGGATTCATTGTGCTTGCACAGGATCAATGAATTTCATATGGAGTTCGAGGCCAAACAGTTCTCGTGGCGGCTTCCCAACGCCAACGAAGTCAATAGCCGCCTCGGTAAAGCGGGCCGCCCGTCGTTGTTCGAACGAAAGGGGCTGAAGGGGGAGGGCGGGCGTGGGGTAAAGCTGACTACCCATCAGCTACGACATTGGCTCAGTACGATGTCTGAAAGGGCAGGAATGGACGATTTCACTCTCGCCCAATGGGCCGGGCGTGCGAGAGTTTCAGACAATAGGCACTACGACCATCGCAGCCCACAGGAGCGCCTGGCGGGTGCGCGAGAGCTCCTGCCCCTGCGCCACATA contains these protein-coding regions:
- a CDS encoding site-specific integrase, with the protein product MSPKLSVHVMQDGERVPMLHDESGLPLFYPTLYATSQLRNAGVAVNTIRNKLADLIVLLRWEVANCRNLISEFQDGSFLTIADVVSLRDFAKLDMRNWKSDGHCAEKPSIRVLGFLEARVAPSRARAAIGSQQHFNRLSTIADYLEFTASVVTQHNGSHQMGQEIARMGTTIRKHRPRGLTKHFEEEPERRSPPTDVVNHFMAVGSERDSRNPFKHPDIRLRNAIIFGLLRHTGMRRGELLSLRLDQFDLGHEPLVWVRRNQDDKHDSRRYQPVAKTKERPLPLPAELAEQLSRYMLQVRAGIRPARRHPYLLISHRKGAGWGQPLSISALNSQIFGRMRAVDSDFELIHPHAFRHHFNYELSRSIDERNAEIQSGATAEHAVPISEHREQDVRAFLNGHRHRASGAAYNRRHIREVSEKAARLVQSGMMRKINKKMAEEDED
- a CDS encoding site-specific integrase, whose amino-acid sequence is MKTERRPLGRVKQAALSALSKDGYPFDPSSNQWRLNKDVQLSLVLPHSIDPSVESGFRATLLRYAEEASGHHAYNMEKGFKKYLRDTGASHVSVAELINWRATLGTHDQWKLGGLKGFLLAWHDYGFDGVSTEVVDLLQGWRIQGNEKGAAVASGCPDSGPYTDLEMAALLDWANLAITRRNISLEEYAYLLALAMTARRPVQLAALRGRDLIRDSTRGVETFRLRIPRAKQRGIKFRGAFRTLAVIEDLYLVLQQLHQRSVALASETVEQAIEPELAGELPVFINRGRLMQVRSVHEMKGLLMGDAPDRLHATTSSLSSALRRCARASTARSERTGEFIRLSATRFRHTRGTKLRREGFGAFVIAELLDHSDVQNVSIYAKSTAQEAVLINELVGAQLAPFAQACLGKLVASEREAIRGGDPRSRVANERQNAVGTCGNYGFCASGYRACYTCSHFQPWVNGPHEEVLADLYAEKDRTRAAGCADAVVNANDQLILAVEHCVAMCRTARSTE